The genomic region GCTCGCCGCAGCCATAGCGGCACTGCCGCTCGCCACGGCCGAGGCGCAGACGCTTCGGTTCATGACCGGCCCGCAGGGCGGCGTCTGGGTGCCGCTCGGGGGAGCGCTCAAGAACATCTGGGAGCAGAACATCCCCGGCATCGCGATCCAGACCCTGCCCGGCGCAGGGGTCGCCAACGTGCGCGGCATCGACGAGGGCCGTGCCGAGCTCGCCTTCGGCAACTCGATCACGACCGTCGATGGCCTCAACGGCGCCGAGCCCTTCCCGCGCAAGGTCACCAAGGTCTGCAATCTCGGCAACCTCTACCCGCAATATTTCCAGGTCGTCACGCTCGCCGACGCGAACATCCGCCGGATCGAGGACCTTCGCGGCAAGTCGATCGCCGTCCAGCCGCGCGGCAACACGGCGGAGGTGATCACACGCCACATCCTCCAGGCTGCGGGGATGAGCTACAGCGACGTGCGCGTCAATTTCCAGGCGAGCTACACCGATGCGGTCGGGCTGATGAAGGACGGCCATGCCGTGGCCTTCACCCTCGGCACCACGATCCCCGCCTCCTCGGTGATGGACCTCGCCTCGGCACGGGCGATCCGCTTCGTCGACCTCACGCCCTATGCCGAGGCGATGAAGCGCATCAACGCCGGCTACAACCTCGGGCCGATCCCGGCCAACACCTACCCGCAGCAGACCGAGCCCGTGCCGAAGATCGTCTACTCCGCGCACCTGATGGCGGCCTGCGACCAGCCGGAGGAGCGGATCTACCGCATGGTCGAGCTCCTGTTCGCGAACCTCTCGGTTCTGACGCCGATCAACCGCGCGCTCGAGCGGCTGACGCCCGACGCCGCCGCGCAGGACATCGGCGTGCCGATGCACCCGGGCGCGGCCCGCTTCTACCGCGAGCGCGCGCGCAGCTGAGGCACGACCCGGCGGCGCGGCCGGCATGACCTATATCCGCGGCGTTGGGTGGCTTGCGGGCGTCATCGCCGCGGCGATGGCGCTGTTCCACATGTGGGCGAT from Elioraea tepida harbors:
- a CDS encoding TAXI family TRAP transporter solute-binding subunit, with amino-acid sequence MRTGIRHAALAAAIAALPLATAEAQTLRFMTGPQGGVWVPLGGALKNIWEQNIPGIAIQTLPGAGVANVRGIDEGRAELAFGNSITTVDGLNGAEPFPRKVTKVCNLGNLYPQYFQVVTLADANIRRIEDLRGKSIAVQPRGNTAEVITRHILQAAGMSYSDVRVNFQASYTDAVGLMKDGHAVAFTLGTTIPASSVMDLASARAIRFVDLTPYAEAMKRINAGYNLGPIPANTYPQQTEPVPKIVYSAHLMAACDQPEERIYRMVELLFANLSVLTPINRALERLTPDAAAQDIGVPMHPGAARFYRERARS